Sequence from the Sciurus carolinensis chromosome 1, mSciCar1.2, whole genome shotgun sequence genome:
CAAACCCACGCAGCCCTCTGAGCTCCCCagaccctccccagcctctgcccactTTAGAGTAAGGGAGGATCTGAACCCGGCTCCCTCGGCTGGTGTGAAGCAGCACTCCACGGCCCTGTATCCCTGCGGCGGCACAGGAACAGCCCCCGAGCTGCAAGAGAAGCCAGGTGGCCAGAGAACCCCGCCCCGGGGAGAGCTGCAGACACCAGGAGGCTGCTGGGTCCTTGCGGAACCTTAAAAAGACCTGCTGAGTACAGGGACGGCGACCTCCCCCAGGCAGCAGACGGGACAGCCAACAGCACGTCCCTGGCGGCCACTGGGCACAGGAGCTCCCCAAGTAACCTCACAGAGACCCGCGGCCTGGGAGGCGACGGGGGTTCCGCCCAGCGTGCCAGCCACAGAGCCTTGCTCAAAGGTGCTGGAGGGCAGCTGCCTGGGGCGCCCCCTGGCCACTCCTGCCAGGACCGAGCCCTCCCTGGGTCCACCCAGGGCCGTTCAGGCGGCCAGCTTCTCTGGCAAGGACAGCGACCCTCGGCTCCTCAACGAGTGTGCACACCGGAAGTGCTACAGCCCCATCTCCCACACGCCATCCGCCAGACCCGCGGTCTCCAGGCCCCGACCCTGGGGACGGCTTAGCTCAACATGCAGGCAGTGACAGGAGAGCCAGTCACCCCCGATCCTGCTGCCATCCCACAAGCCGCCCTGACCCCTAGGCAAGCTCGGAACCCGCCAGCCCCACGCCACCCGGCTGGGCTCCGTGGTCCCGGGCTCCACCAGACTGGGGGCTGTCCAACCTTCAGGCCCAGCCCTCCAGCTCTGCCGCTGGCCCCGGTTCTCCAGGCACCATGTGACGACCAGCCCTACCGAGGACACGAAGGCCTGGCAAGGACCCAGGTGGCTCTGCCCCCGCGGGCCTGGgtgaggccccacctcccaaccaacACTGCACTTTGTGCCAAACCCGACTGCGCCAGGCCCGTGGGGGCCGCgggcccttcctcctcctgtaCTCTTCCTGGGGGGCAGACTGGGATTTCCAATCCCACCCCAACGATGCCAGATCCACGCAGCAGTGATTCTCGGCCGGGGGCACTGCGTCCCCAAGGGGACATCTGGCAACGGGGGCTGCCACGGCTGGGCGAAGGGGACGGAGCATCGAGCAGGCAGGCGCCACGCACGCTGTGACACACAGCGAGGCCCCCAGCAGAGCCACCGGCCAGATGTCACCCAGGCGGAGAGAACCTGATCTGAGGGCAGCTGGCCAGACCCCCGGGAGCCAGAGCAGGCCCCAGACTCCTGATGCAGGTCACCTTACCTGTCAGTCACAGGGATATAGAGACAAGCCACTGCCGCTGTCTCCCGGGCGGGCGGACGCCAGACACGGTGTCGAAGGGCCCTGCCCCACGCTGCGTGGCTTTGGTGCCTGTCCCCACCAGCCTGTGGGCAGAGACCACGGCCTACGTCTCTGCGTCCCCACCGCCTGGCCCGGCATCCGGAGTTCAGAaatgggaggagggcagggagaggctCTGCCACCTCTCTCCACGGGACGTCACGCCCTCCACAGCCTCAGCACCGGCATGCCCGGGACCCAGGAGCCACAGCTCAGGGATCAACAGCCTGGCCTGTGCCCAGCTCCCCTGCGTCCCCAGGGCTGGCGCAGCACAGGGACAACACGGTTCCCAGAAGCTCCTCCGAGCGCTGGGCCTGCTGTCCtgttgcagggtgagagagacagGCGTGGCCCTGCCCCTGAGCCCAAGGTGCCGCAGGGGAAGACCTGGACCAGCACCGATGGCCGCAGCCAGGGCCTCCGCGGGGGACAGGGAGCAGCcctggagggcagcctgggcccAGCTGGGGATGCCGGGGACTCCATCCTGTGGGCTGCTGCTCCTTGAAACAGTGAAGAGGGCCGGGACGCGCAGCGAGAGCAGAGTGCCCAGGACAGAGGGCGGCAGAGGCGGCAGCGCAGCTCCTCCATCTGGGTCCCCAGAATCACGTGCTGGAGCCCAGCCACGGGGTCAGGAGGCGGGGCCTGGGGTCACAGTCAGGAGGTGGAGCCCTCTCAGTGAGGTGAGTGCCTTGCAGAGGCCTCCAGCTGGCCAGCCTCCACCCTGAGGCCGGCCAGAAGGCACTGCGGGAACCGCCCTGGGCCTGCCACCCCAATCCGCCAGCGCCCTGACCTGGCACCTCCAGCCAGACGTTGCTGCCCCTCCGCAGGCTCCACtcgggctgtggatgtggctgcAGCAGCCCCGAAGGGCCACCACGGGGCTTTCGACGGGGCCAAGCGTCCCACCTGCCCCTGCTCCTGTGTGCCGGGCAACCTCACCCAGGTCCTCTCACTGGGACGAGCACTCACCCAGAGGGATCCACGTCCTGGGACTGGGCACAGGACGAAGTGAGAGTCTTGGGTGGCCCAGGTCACCGGGGAGGGAGCGCCCCTCCACCCACACCTGCGCGGTCACTGTCCCTAGGGGCCCAGCGCGACTCCCAGCTGTCAACCCTGAGACAGGTGTCGCCCCGCTTTACAGATCAGGCAACACAGGCTGGCCAGACTGCCAGGCCCACGGCCATCGGGGGAGCTGGGGCTCCAGCCGGGCGACGGCTGCGGCCTGTGCCCTCAGCCGCTGCAGCTGGCTCTGTGCTGCCTGGAAACCCGCGGGGGCCTTGAGGACCCCCAGGAGCTGGAGGGGCAGGACCCCTGAAGGCGTCATGGCAAGAGGGAAGCTTGGGGGCCAGCAGACAAGGCGGTCTGGCCGGCGGTGCCCAGGGAAGGCCAACTTCACTGCCCGCAGGGCCTCCACAGCACCCTCACTTCCGGGTCTGCAACAGTTGGGACCTGGACTGTCCCCGAAAGGCCCACATATTGGTGCTACTGGGACAGAGGcccctttaagaggtggggcctgaggGAAGGAGCTCAGGTCATGGAGGGCATGACCCTGACCGGGATGCTGAgatcctggccccttccttttTCTGGCTTTGCTTCCGGACCACCGTGAGATGGGAGTTTCTCCCATCACACAGAACGCGGTGATGTGCTAACTTCACACAGGCCCAAAGGGAGGGACCCAACCAACCATGGACCAAAACTTccaaaatcatgaaccaaaataaaccttgcatttttttaaatatgattatctCAGGCAGTCTGTCATAGTAAGGGAGAGCTGACTGGTAGGGACCCAGCCTCTGGCTCCTGGAACAGCTGAATGCAAACGTGGGAGGTCTCACTGGGCATCCTGGTCTGGAACCACCTGGGGGCTGAGAGCAGACACACTTCTGGGAACACCTGGGACTTGCCCAGGCCAATCCAGCCGCCACCCTGGAGATGCACCCAAACAGGCACATCTGAGACTCGGCCCCATGGGGCCGACCAGAGGGAGCCGGATGCCAACCTCTGCCTGAGCCAGCAGCTGCCCCTGCTGTGGCTATGGATGCTGTTGACAACGTCAGGCACGGCCTGCGAGGAGCCCCTCAGGGCTGGCAGCATCCGTCCCCTCTACCCGGGCTCCCTGAAACGGTGTCCAGGCAGAGTGGGCAGCATTTGGGGGCCGAGCACTTTGCATCTTCCCACAGCAGATCCGCCTGGGAGAAGAAGGGGTGCCAGAGAGACTGAAGTCCAACCCGGCAGCCAGAGTCAGTTTCTCCTTTACAGGGTCCTAACACGGGTCGGGCACGCAGGCTGGGATCAGGCAGTGTGGACTCACAGGCTGGGATCAGGCAGTGTGGACTCGCAGGCTGGGATCAGGCAGTGTGGACTCGCAGGCTGGGATCAGGCAGTGTGGACCCGCAGGCTGGGATCAGGCAGTGTGGACTCGCAGTCCTGTGTCACTGCCTAGCCACTGGGCAGCCTCTTCCCTAAGCCTCAGTTTACTCGTCTGCAAACTGGGCATAAGGACACTCTGGAGAGCCACTGAGTAAGCCCCTCACTCAGTCCACGTTCACTGGGGCCCCACAGCCAAGTCTCGCTCCAGGTGCCTGAGATACACCTGCGATAGGAGAGAGAGGCGGCAGCCCAAGGGCGCTCACTGCgcctgccctgggcctggcacCATGGGCACGCCAAACAACCCGGTCACATGCTCATGTTGGCACAAGGCTCACTGTCCCCCTGGAGGGGGTCCGATCTGCCTCTCCAAGCCCTGGCCTCACTGCGTCCTCTGGGGCTCCTCGGAACGTGGCTCCTTGCCAGGGGAGGGGGTGCACACCcgcaatcccagcaactggggaggcagaggcaggaggatcccaagttcaaggccagcctcagtaactcaatgagacccggtatcaaaatgaacaataaaaagggctggggatgtggctcaagcatccctgagttcagtccccagtaacaaaaataataatgccaAAACCAGGAACTGTGGGTGCTTTAGGCGTTAACTCCACGCGACCCTCACAACCCTCGGCGTGGAGACCAGGCCCCCGCCCGACGCCCCACTCCACCCGGTGTCCTGCCATACACGTTGGTTGCACTGAACTGAATTTTAACAGGTgaagcccaaggtcacacagctggagcGTGGGCCAGCCACGCCAAGGCCTGTTGTGGGCAGTACAGCTGCCGCTGTTGGGCCACCCTGGGAACTTGTCCCCCTGGGACACCTGGGGTCCAGCAGCCTCTCACAGGACCTTTCCCAGGCCAGACTCCCCCGGGCACCAGCACTGCCGTCCAGGCCCAGGAAGGAGCCCGTATTAGGGAAAATAACTGAGAGATGACAGAAGTGTCGGGGCAGAGCAGGGCCAGCTCGTGAGTCACATGCCCCAGGACATTCTGTCCGTAGCTGCTCCAGGACAGGCAGCCTTCAGGACTCGGCGGGCCTCCCCACGCGGAGCCGGCGCCCGCCCCTCTCCAACTCCGGCCTCACCTCACTCCCTCCCTCGGCAGTGTGGACGTGCTGTCCCCGCCTCTCGGGGGAGCCCCTGGGGCTGAGCAAGGCAAAGGCACTGGCCCAGGATCTCCCGGAGAGCAAGGCCCAGGCCTGGACCTTGGTCAGGCCACCGCGTGCTCAGTGCTGCTCACTCACAACAACCCAGGACGGGAACATGGCTCAGCCCGGGACCCCTCAGTCTTCCCGAAGTGCCAGTTTGGATGGCCATGTGATTATCCCAAATGCCACCACAGCAGAGCCTCCGTACCACATCACTTAGGTGCCCAGCTGGGGCCTGCCTGCTGggacccccaaccccaccccacctcacagAAGGGGACGTGCAGGCCAGACAAGGAGGAGCCAGAACCAACTCCAGGCACCTCTGACCCCATGGCACCCCAAggggaccccaggaccccagtgGGAAACACTGGGACTTTGCAGGGTGACTGCCAGGTCCAGCCACAGGCCACCCTCATGCTGCGTGACCTTGAGCTGCCCTGGCCTctctcaggctgcacctgccTCCCAGGCTGTAAATCAGCAGCCCGGCTCAGCGGACCAGGGTGGGAACGACCACAACCCCCAGCAAGGGGCTGGGCCTTCCCTGCTGGGGGGCACCTGCTGACCTGGACAGCGGGCTCAGAAGCCAGCGACTGGCAGCCAGTCCAAACAGGCTGTGGGCCTCAAATTTACCCGCCCGTGACCCAAGTCACGCAGGGCGTCAGGCATGCCTGGGTCACTCAGGCCAAGCAGGAACCTGAGGGGAGGGACGGCGTGcggaggccagggcagggcaggacacCAGGGTCTCCAGGCATCCTGTCCCAGTCTGGCCGGGGGACAACAGTCCCCTTCCCATGGCCCTGCAGACGCAGGCCCCTCTGCCAGAGCCTGAGCCCTCCCTCGAGGGTTCATGTCCCAGACTCACCTGTTCTGACCCCAGCTGTCTGCCCTCCTGACTCAGGGACTCCGGCCAGCAGCCCCCGGGGGTGTAGCCCCCAGCCCACACACCCAGGGTGCCGGGCCGGCCTGGGCAGAGGAGGATCCAGCCCGCTCTGTCCCCGACTCGTGGCCGGCTGCCTCCAGAGCTGTCCTCTCCAGCCCCTCTTCCCCTGTGACTTCCGAGCTCAACTCTCTGAGCACCAACAACTCTAAGTTGCTGTGACTGTCCCCAAattgaggaatgaaatggaaacaggAAGACCAGTCAAGCAGGACACAGTGGGGATCTAAGCCAGGCAGCCTGCTTCCAGGGGTCCAGGCTCCCAGCTCCGGCTGCAGAAAAGGGCTGAGGGTCGGGGGAAGGGGGGCCCTGAGAGGCCCCCTCGGAACCCCAGCCCTCCACTGCCCGTCCGTGGCCCCTACAGCCGCAGGCCCAGCAGGGCCCCTGGGCACCCTCTCTCACTGCTCCGTCCCCACCCAGGACTGTCCTGTTCCCAGGCACCTGCTGCCCCGGGCCTCCAGGACCAGGCCCTCCTGCGTCCAcggcccctccccaccccatctgCCTGGAACACTCGCAGCTGCACCTGGAGCCTGGCCCTCTGGGAAGTCTTCCAGGATGACCGCTGGGGCGCTGACCTCTCGGCCCTCTGCACTAACGCACTGGGCCGAGACCCCTTGCCTTGCTCTGACTGCCCTCTAGACCGAGTTCCTCCGGGGCAGCCCTCGGCACACTGAGGACCCGAGGCTGGACGTGGGGAGGGTgggcagaggacagagggagggtGGGCAGGGGGACGGAGGGacggatagatggatgaatggatggatggacggatgggtgACTgtatggaaggatggatggatggatggatggatggatggatagatgggtgaaTAAACTGATCACTGGGTCAATGGGTGGATTGATGGGTGGGAGGATGAGAGACtagatggacggatggatggatggatggatggatggattgatggatggatggggggGTGCATGTGAAGATGGACAGGCAGACAGATGGCTaggtggatggaaagatggatggtGGGTGCCAGGCTGGATGGGTAGACAGAGAGGTGAGTAAACAAGTGCATGAACAAATCACAAGCCCATCCGCATGTTCCCAGGGCTCTCCTCCAACCTGGAATTTACCGGAACCAGCTTTGCAGGAATCCCAGTGTTGCCCCACGTATTCAGTCTTGGCCACTCCGCAGACACCTGGTTCCCCACGGCTAAGCATCCCTGCGCAGTCGCTACGCAGCCCCTGCCTGTCTCCCCACCTGGTGGTGGAGTAGGTGACGGGACAGCCTGACAATtctggtctccctgcctcctgggcccaGGCTGGCCCTCAAGTGGCCTTGATGCGTGCTTGTTGTCCAGTGACAAAGGAATTAACGGAAGACTCCGGAGCTTTTCAAACACGGAGAGTCCTGGGCCTGGACAGTCTGCTGGTTTGGGAATTTCCAGGAGTGAGGCCAGAGAATCGGATTTTGTTCAGAAGCCTCCTGCACTTCGCCGTCAGCCAGGTCTGGGGTGCACTTTGAGTCGCGGCAGCTGCTGTGACGGACAGCTCGGCTCCTCCTCCCCAGCGCCTCCAGCGCGGAGCCTGGAGCTTTCCTGCTGGCCCTGACCGGCTGGCTGCAGAGCCACCAGAGCACAGGGAGAGGCCTTTCGAAGTGTGTGGTGGGGCTGGAGACGGAGCTGGGCGGATACGTCCATCATCCGGCCCTCAGCTCCTcggcctccctccctgccagtCAGGTCCTCCGCCTGgtccccactccctcctctgcCAACAGCTGAGGCCTGCAGTCCCAGGCTGGGCTCTGGCAGCCGGAGGGCTCCATGGCGACGGCGCCCTCGCTGCGctcctcccctctcctgggaCCCCTCCGTGAGCACTTCCAGCCCTGACTCCCACCACCACCGCTCCAGGGCGACTGGGCAGCCTCCCACCTGGGTCGCCGGAGAACTGGCTTTGCCAAGAGCTCTGCAGGAGGGGGCGTGGGAAGGGCAACTGCCAGCGGGCAGACGCGTCCTCTGCACCCTCTGCCGCCTCGGCCTTTACGTCCAGCCCTCAGCGCTGGGCACGCTCgggccctgggctccctccccagCACCGCAGAATAAAAGCAACACCAGCCCAGCCCGCCTGCGTGGCCCTCGGATAGACAGCTGAGCTCCTGCTGCCGGGTGCCCACCTCCAGCCTGGACCTAAGAGTGCGTGCCCGGCTCAGCACCCGGCACGCCAGGGGGTCGGGGTGCTCGACCAGCAGCAGCCACTGGCGCAGGCTGCCTGCGGTCGCTCAGCCTCCCCTCGCCCCCAGGCAGAGCACAGGAAGCACAGGACAACGAAGGCTTGGTTTCTGTGGACCCCTGGAAGT
This genomic interval carries:
- the LOC124982002 gene encoding translation initiation factor IF-2-like, which produces MQVTLPVSHRDIETSHCRCLPGGRTPDTVSKGPAPRCVALVPVPTSLWAETTAYVSASPPPGPASGVQKWEEGRERLCHLSPRDVTPSTASAPACPGPRSHSSGINSLACAQLPCVPRAGAAQGQHGSQKLLRALGLLSCCRVRETGVALPLSPRCRRGRPGPAPMAAARASAGDREQPWRAAWAQLGMPGTPSCGLLLLETVKRAGTRSESRVPRTEGGRGGSAAPPSGSPESRAGAQPRGQEAGPGVTVRRWSPLSEIRQHRLARLPGPRPSGELGLQPGDGCGLCPQPLQLALCCLETRGGLEDPQELEGQDP